CTCTCCGGCGGACAACGACAGATGGTGCTGATTGCACGCGCCTTTGCCCAGAACACACCGCTGATTATGATGGACGAACCGACTAACGGACTCGACTACGGCAATCAGATTAAACTGCTGGAAAAGATCACTCAATTGAAAATCGCCGGGCGCACGGTGCTGTTTACCACCCATCACCCGGAACACGCCATCGGAGCGGCCTCTCGTGCCATTACGATGTATAACGGACGGATACTGAAAAACGGTCCTCCTGATGAAGTCCTACAAGCACATGACATTCAACGCCTCTATCAACTCTCGTCTAATCAGCTTCCGGCAAACGTCTTTTAATCCGACGATTGATCGGACATAAAAAAAGCGGCTCACCGAGCCGCTTTTCCTTTTGATCACTTAAATACTGTAGATCTTAACTTAATTTTGTCGCTCAATTTCTCAGTTGAACCCCCGGACCGGTTGCGCCATCCATTCCCAGCGTTTCCAGTTCGTTGATTTCCTGGAAGTCCTGAATCCCTTCGGCGATCAATTGCAGACCGATCGAATGCCCTAGGGTACAGGCGCCTCGTACAAAGCTCTTCGTCTCCTGATCCTGCTTGGAGATATTGTGGATCAGCGCCGAATCGATCTTAATATAATCCAGACCGACTTCCTGCAGTCGGGAGATATTGGCAAAGCCGGAACCGGCTTTATCCAGACCGACTTTACAACCCAGCGGTTTAACCAGTTCACAGAACTCGACAAAGTGACCGATATCTTCCATAACCGCACGCTCAGGCAGCTCCAGCCAAAGCCGGTCGGCAACACCGCTGTTCTTGATCGCCTCGATCAGCTGATCGCGGACGTCCAGATCTTTCAAGGTTTCAATCGCCAAATTCACCGCAACCGAGTGTCGAATGGCGCCATTTTTCATCTGGTCAAGCAGATATCCAGTCAACGCCATATCCAACTGCGGCAACATATCGAATCGACGGGCCCAAGGCAGGAATTCGCCGGCGGTAATGGTGTTCTCTTCCACTTTCAGACGCATCATCGCTTCGTGATGCAGAGGTCGGTTTTTAATATCCACCACCGGGAACAGCTGAGCCACCACACTTGAAGCATCCAACGCTTTCTCCAACAGCTCGCGCCATTGTTGCGAATTTTTCAAACCGTCCTGCACAGCCCCCTTGTCTTCCATGACCAGCAATGTCTGTTGCTCATTCTCCGCTTTTACCAGCAAAGCGTCCATTTTCTGGAAAATATTCTGTCGGCTGTCATTCGCCTTGAAGGAGGAGGCCGCCATCGGCAACTGCAACTCAACCTGATCTTTATAGGTATTGGCGTAAGTCGCCATAAAGACTTCCAGCGCTTTTGCCAAAGCATCCATTTCCTGAATATTGCTGAGCATAATCGCAAAATCGGTACCGCTCAGACGACCGAAAGTGCTATCGTCAAACTCTTTGTCGTGCTGACGGATGGTCTGAATGATTTTTTCCGCGACGCCTTTCAGCAGCGCATCGGTTTTTTCATGCCCCAAGCTCTGATTGATTTTGACCAGATTGGCAACGCGCAGGAAAATCATCGCATTGCGGGCGTTTTTGTCTTCATTCGCTAGGACACTTTCCAGTTTGCTGACAAAAAACTCGCGATTGGCAAAACCGGTCAGGGCATCATGCTGATTTCTGTAACGCATCTCTTCGAGACGGCGGCTTTCGTTTTCCAGCATGGTGCGAACGCGCGCCGACAAAGTATTCATCGCGCGAACCAGACGGTTGAACTCCAGTGTTTTCGGTTCTTCGGACGTGATAAAGCGGCGCCCGCCAATCGCCTCCGCCTGCTTGACGACATCTTCCAGAGGACTGGTCAGAATGCGCAATACCCAGGTTCCGATGGCTCCGAGTATCAGCGCGGCGACAAAGAACCACATCAGAAACTGCAACATGGTTTTCCATAGGGATTCATAAGCGAAACGGTCGTCACTCTCGACAATCAGGGTACCGTACTGCTGCCAGCCGTCTTGAACCTGTGCAATGCCTTTTCCGACTTTCAGAGGAATCAGCGCCTTGAACCACTGCGGAACCTGAGCGCTGATTTCCACTTCATGAGTTTTACTCAGTCGCTCGTCGCCGTTCGGATCCAACAGTTCGATGCGCTTATAGTTCCCGGTGTCGAATTGCGCCGCAATCAATAGCTCAACCATCACTTCGTCTTTTTCCATCTGTGACAGCATTAATGCTAGGGAGTTGGCGTTATCGCTGTTTTTCAAGTTCAGCTGCTCGATGTAATAGCTTTTGGCGCTATAGGTACTGATGAAAAAACTGGTAAAGAACACCAGAATCATCAGGCCAATAATCGCTATCCATAACTGCTTGACCAAAGACATAACCTACTCCTCTTATTGAATGCGTGCGGTTATATGCATCCCATTAAAATTTAAATTCCTATCCCGACTAACGCAGGCTGATGCCTTCACGTTCAATCTTACTCATGACCTGCTGCCAGCGCGACAATCGCGCCATAGGGTTGGACTTGGTCGCTTTCGACAAGCCCGCCCACAAACCGCGGCTGTTGAAACTGAACACCGGCTTAAGATCCTGACGGGTGTTGGCCAGTTTGACCTCGCCAATCAGATTATCCAGAATCAGCGGCATCGAATTCGGCGTCGGATAGTAGCCCAGTACCAGATGCGCCTGTGTTCGTCCGCCGTAGAAAGCCTTAACGTAAATCAGCCGCAGGTGCGAATCATCCACCCCTGCCAGACGCAGGGTGACATACTTGGCAATCGCATAATCTTCGCAGTCTCCCGCGCCTTTCCCGAAAGTTTCGGCAATGGATGCCCAGTGATCCTTGACCCGGTTATTACTGATATCGGACTGATAATAGACCACCTTATTGACGAAATTATTCACTTCGACCAGCTTCTGCTGATCCGGCAGTGTTTTAATTCTTTCCAACATCTTTTGCCAGGTTACGGCCAGACGTGCGCGCTGTTCACCGTGCTGCGAATAGATAGTCTGATAAAAACGGTCGAAATCCAGAGAAAGATTTCCGAGAGTGGGCCGACCGAAACTCCCTAAAAGAAGCAGGCCAAAGATCAGAGATAACGACCAGAAAAGAAGCCTGCGACGCATCAAGCAGACCTCCATTCCCGCCGCTGAAGCCGATATCCTTTCCTGTCTGCAAAAAGCCGACGGAGGCTCGTTTCAAAGCTTTTACAAGCGAAAGAGATCGCACAAAGAGCGGCATTATCGCCAAGATACTGAAACGCCATTACTCTCCCTGCTCCCTCAAAAAGATTCATTTAGCGATAACCTTATCAGAATCGGGTGCTTTGGCAAGCTGATATCGCGCCTCAGCACCGGGAAATCGGCTAATTCGTGACGGCAGTCAAGAGATAGCGCTTCAGAAGGCGTTGCTAAAGGAGGTCAACTCATAACGGGTACGGTCAATCATCGCGGAACAATAGGCTTCACCATAGGCTCCGCTGGTAAAACGGAACTGCCCTGCGCTGTAATCCAGATGGTAGCAACGATTGGCTTGCAGTTCGACCCTCATCACTTGCGAACGCTTGCGCCCGGAG
The genomic region above belongs to Thiomicrorhabdus xiamenensis and contains:
- a CDS encoding EAL domain-containing protein, with translation MSLVKQLWIAIIGLMILVFFTSFFISTYSAKSYYIEQLNLKNSDNANSLALMLSQMEKDEVMVELLIAAQFDTGNYKRIELLDPNGDERLSKTHEVEISAQVPQWFKALIPLKVGKGIAQVQDGWQQYGTLIVESDDRFAYESLWKTMLQFLMWFFVAALILGAIGTWVLRILTSPLEDVVKQAEAIGGRRFITSEEPKTLEFNRLVRAMNTLSARVRTMLENESRRLEEMRYRNQHDALTGFANREFFVSKLESVLANEDKNARNAMIFLRVANLVKINQSLGHEKTDALLKGVAEKIIQTIRQHDKEFDDSTFGRLSGTDFAIMLSNIQEMDALAKALEVFMATYANTYKDQVELQLPMAASSFKANDSRQNIFQKMDALLVKAENEQQTLLVMEDKGAVQDGLKNSQQWRELLEKALDASSVVAQLFPVVDIKNRPLHHEAMMRLKVEENTITAGEFLPWARRFDMLPQLDMALTGYLLDQMKNGAIRHSVAVNLAIETLKDLDVRDQLIEAIKNSGVADRLWLELPERAVMEDIGHFVEFCELVKPLGCKVGLDKAGSGFANISRLQEVGLDYIKIDSALIHNISKQDQETKSFVRGACTLGHSIGLQLIAEGIQDFQEINELETLGMDGATGPGVQLRN
- a CDS encoding transglutaminase-like cysteine peptidase — its product is MRRRLLFWSLSLIFGLLLLGSFGRPTLGNLSLDFDRFYQTIYSQHGEQRARLAVTWQKMLERIKTLPDQQKLVEVNNFVNKVVYYQSDISNNRVKDHWASIAETFGKGAGDCEDYAIAKYVTLRLAGVDDSHLRLIYVKAFYGGRTQAHLVLGYYPTPNSMPLILDNLIGEVKLANTRQDLKPVFSFNSRGLWAGLSKATKSNPMARLSRWQQVMSKIEREGISLR